A single Myxocyprinus asiaticus isolate MX2 ecotype Aquarium Trade chromosome 50, UBuf_Myxa_2, whole genome shotgun sequence DNA region contains:
- the eps8l3a gene encoding epidermal growth factor receptor kinase substrate 8-like protein 3, whose product MKMFRSPSPFDWSSGYADSLQSNGTAVDETSSDLSSLSRPSAKSIYFQRKEYAESINRHMQQCQYRVEHLFTCELDGQQVCNVDDCVERLKFLDATGRLWGQDVILEMQDGTLLLTDIETKDVLESWPLSSVVELKAVLDDGIYDSLLTVSVQKRGSRVTNVFLFQSESLRADYLKKDLERLLRNKKDDHKQSNISKAGPGTFMQRNSKNASPPPELILQNPSPEQWSAPDYDETPVPTPPLSRNNSTYMRVEPLTPPPKVEDRAHRHTPPPQRPYTERERNIDILNHLINDIEAFVERLAAVAPKINKKKKKKKHKAVKGMPTDEEFIFCLQKVKMAFNLLAKLQGQITDPSASDLTHCLFSILDMIVCHCAEDLPQSVIAPLFEPECIVFLSEEASPDEDKLWQSLGDAWNIPSTKWPEDDEDIPTFTPVFDDGWEPQDITNTEPTNTNSNRPNNTNTTSREPVTRPFDTRQMSMKSRQEQQQSPEEELPASYLRALFDFAARNERELTISKGEELQLLDMSKQWWKVKNKRGQVGYVPNNMLQSPDQQEKSETPSAPGLTRKSRPDEVKAWLEHKEFSKITVRCLGGLSGSMLLGMTRDELKTVCPEEGGRVFNQLQNVKSALAMAKEVRPMI is encoded by the exons ATGAAAATGTTTCGGAGTCCGAGTCCTTTCGATTGGTCCAGTGGTTATGCTGATTCACTGCAGTCAAA TGGCACAGCTGTTGATGAAACCTCATCAGATTTGTCAAGTTTATCCAGACCCAGTGCTAAATCAATATACT TTCAGAGAAAGGAATATGCTGAATCTATTAACAGACACATGCAGCAGTGTCAGTACAGAGTGGAG CATCTGTTCACCTGTGAGTTAGACGGGCAGCAGGTGTGTAATGTTGATGACTGTGTGGAGAGACTGAAGTTTCTGGATGCTACGGGTCGCCTGTGGGGTCAAGATGTGATTCTGGAGATGCAAGATGGAACGCTACTTCTCACAGACATCGAAACCAAG GATGTGTTGGAGTCATGGCCATTGAGCAGTGTTGTAGAGTTGAAGGCCGTGTTGGATGACGGCATTTATGACTCGCTGTTGACTGTATCTGTCCAAAAACGAGGCAGCCGCGTAACCAACGTCTTCCTGTTCCAGAGCGAATCTCTCAGG GCAGATTACTTGAAAAAAGACCTGGAACGCCTACTACGAAACAAAAAAGATGATCACAAACAGAGTAATATCAG CAAAGCCGGTCCGGGAACCTTCATGCAAAGAAACTCTAAAAACGCCTCCCCACCTCCAGAGTTGATTCTTCAAAATCCTTCTCCAGAACAATGGAGCGCTCCAGATTATG ATGAGACCCCTGTTCCAACTCCACCCCTCTCCAGAAATAACTccacctatatgagggtggagccTTTAACTCCTCCTCCTAAAGTAGAAGACAGGGCCCACAGACATACCCCGCCTCCTCAGAGGCCatacactgagagagagaggaatatt GACATTCTGAATCATCTGATTAATGATATTGAAGCATTTGTGGAAAGATTAGCAGCTGTGGCTCcaaaaatcaacaaaaagaaaaagaagaaaaagcacAAAG CTGTGAAGGGAATGCCAACAGATGAAGAGTTTATATTCTGTCTGCAGAAAGTCAAGATGGCGTTTAATCTGCTG GCTAAACTGCAGGGACAGATTACTGACCCCAGTGCTTCAGACCTCACACACTGTCTGTTCTCTATACTGGACatg atAGTGTGTCACTGCGCTGAAGATCTCCCTCAGTCTGTAATCGCTCCTCTCTTCGAACCGGAGTGTATTGTGTTCTTGAGTGAAGAAGCTTCACCTGATGAAGACAAACTCTGGCAGTCACTCGGAGACGCCTGGAACATCCCCAG tacTAAATGGCCAGAAGATGATGAAGACATTCCTACATTCACACCAGTATTTGATGATGGCTGGGAGCCACAGGACATCACAAACACTGAACCAACCAACACTAACAGTAACCGACCAAACAACACTAACACAACCAGCAGAGAACCAGTGACACGACCATTTGACACTCGACAAATG AGTATGAAATCACGACAGGAACAGCAACAAAG CCCAGAAGAGGAGTTACCAGCGAGCTACTTGCGAGCGTTATTTGATTTCGCTGCTCGTAATGAGCGTGAACTCACTATCAGTAAAGGTGAAGAACTACAG ttgtTGGACATGTCTAAGCAGTGGTGGAAGGTAAAGAATAAAAGAGGGCAGGTCGGTTATGTGCCGAACAACATGCTACAGTCTCCAGATCAGCAGGAGAAAAGT GAAACTCCGTCTGCACCCGGACTCACCAGAAAATCCCGTCCGGATGAAGTCAAAGCCTGGCTGGAACACAAGGAGTTCAGTAAAAT TACGGTTCGTTGTTTAGGAGGTCTGAGTGGTTCCATGTTGTTGGGAATGACGCGTGATGAACTGAAGACAGTTTGTCCGGAGGAGGGCGGTCGAGTTTTCAATCAGCTGCAGAACGTCAAATCTGCTCTCGCG ATGGCCAAAGAAGTGAGACCAATGATCTAA